The window TCGTCCGGGTCGTCCGCGGCCGTGTACCTGCTCATGTCCGGACGTAGGAGTGGCGACCGGTTAGGGATTCGGGCCGCCCGTCGAGGTTCGAGGACGACGCTACCGCCGACTGCCGGGTCGCGGTTCCACGTGGGGCTTCGCCATCAGGTCCTCGAACCGCCGCTCGTCGAGCCACGTCGCCAGTTGTGCCAACTGGTCGCTCGCGGCTTCGAAGAGTTTTCGGCCCTTCTCGGGAGTGGCGTCGGTCTGGTCGCCGAGGACGCCGTTGTCGGTGTTGTCGATGGCGTCGTAGAAGTTGCGCGCGCCGTGGACGAACGCGTCGTCGAGCGGCCAGTCGGACGCGCCGCCGTCTCGCGCTTCTTCGAGGTTCTCCGTCCGCACGTTCTCGGGGTCGAGGTGCATCATCATCGCGGTCTCCTTCGGGCCGCCGTGGGGTCCGTTGACCGCGAAGAGGTCGTCCACGAGGTCGGTGATGGACTCGTCCCACATCCACTCCACGGCGTAGGCCACCTCGTCCTCGCGCAGGCGACGGCCGACCTCCCGGAGGTGGGTCTGATTGCCGCCGTGGGCGTTGACGAAGACGATGCGGTCGATGCCGTGGTACGCGAGGTTTCTGGAGAAACTCTCGACGTAGTCGCGGAACTCCGGCGGGTCAACCCACATCGTTCCGTGGAACTGCTTGTGGTGGGGGCTGACGCCGACGTTCACGGTCGGCGTGCAGAGGTAGCCGGTCCGGTCGGCCGTTTCGCGCGCGAGACCCTCCGCAATCGCGTGGTCGGTGGAGAGCGGGAGGTGCGGTCCGTGCTGTTCGGTCGAACCCAGCGGCACGAACGCCAACGACTCCTCGGCAACGTAGTCGCCCAACTCCGGCCACGTCTGGTCTGCGAGGTACATGTCGGTAGGCCGGGCGCGAGCGGGTAAAGGTCTTGCCTGCTGCGGACGACGTGTCCACCGGGTTCTCCCCGCGGAAACGTGGGATTTACTACCGGGGACTCCCGGCAGTTACCGAGCAGTAACCTCGTTTCATCGGGGTTAGGAAACGTATAATCCGTTGGCGTCCGACGCTACGAACACGATGACTGATTGTCTCGACGACGACGCCCCGCCGAGCGCGAAACTGGTCGTGAAGGTACTTGAGTACAACGACGAGGCGCTGACCCAGCAACAAATCAGCGACCGGACTCGCCTCTCGCCCCGGACGGTCCGCAGTTCCATCAAGCGCCTCAAGGAGCAGGGCGTCATCGAGGAGCGCGTGTACATCCCCGACGCCCGCAAGCAACTCTACACCCTCACCGACTCGGTGCAGGAGTGTCTGCAGGCAGGAGAGACCGGTCCCGAGAGCGCCGAGGCGGTCTGACCGAAACGGTTTCAGTGCTGCCGTGAGGACCGTTCCGCCGTGACCGAGTACGACAAACTCGTCCGCGACCGGATTCCGGCGTCGTTCGCGAGAACGACGAGACGCCCGTGACCCACGTCGCAGACGGCGAGGAGTACCGACGCCGCCTGCGCGAGAAACTCTGCGAAGAGAGCGAGGAGTTCCGCGAAAGCGGCGACCCGGAGGAACTCGCCGACGTGCTGGAGGTAGTCGCGGCGATTCAAGACGCGGCCGAGTTCGGTTCGGGGGACCTGGAGCGCCTCCGAGAGGAGAAGGCAGAAGAACGCGGCCGATTCGACGACGGCGTGGTTTTAGAGCGAGTGGAGTGAACGCCGGAAACGTACCGCTTTGTATAGCCTAAAATTTTAGGCTAGAAATATTAACTCTCTAACTATAAACGTGGATGTGCAGTCCATGAAACCAAACGACACGACCATCGACCGACGTTCGCTCCTGAAGCGAGTCGCGGTGGCGGGCGCGACGACCGGTCTCGCCGCCGGGAGCGCCGCCGCGGCCGACTCCGAGAAACCCGGTCGCCCCGCGCGCCGAGACGAGTCCGAACAGTTGCTCGAATCGTACGGGAGTGACTTACTGACGTTGCTCTCCGAAGAAGGTGTCCTCGACGCCCCCGATGTCAGTGAACTCCCGACCGACCGCCCGGCATCACCCCACGCCTCGCTGCGCGGTGAATCGGGGACGGCGTTCGTGGAGTCAGACGTTCAACCGGCCAAACTCGTCACCGTGACTGAGGTCGCGCAGGGGACGCTCACGCTCTCGGTCGAACCGGGGACGGGACAGTCGTACGCCCTCCTCGACGACGGTGACTCGGTGACCGTGTTCAATCCCGAAGTCGGAACGCTCGACGCCGAGGATACCGTGACGACCCAGAGTTGCAGTCAGTACGCCTGTCCGCCCGATGCTGACGGGTCGTGTTACGCATCGAGTGCCATCACGTACGACGGTGACCGCGTGGCGACGCAGGCGTCGTGTTGCTCGTACTACCAGTGTACGGACCCCTGACGCGGTCGGTTCCTTTTTTCGGTCGCGGGTCCCGTCGGAGCGGACAGTCAGCGAGGGTCCCGTCGCTCGAACGCCCCGTCAGTCGTCCGCGGACGGGTACTCGCGGTCGAGGTTCACGTCTTCGAGCGGTGCGCCATCGACCTCGTGAGTGCCGACCGGCGGTCGGTTGACTTCCGCCGCGGGGGAGGCATCCACGTCGGTCTCCTCGGCTATCTCGCTCATCTCGCCGTCTGCGTCCCGAGCGTCTTGGTCGATGCGCATCGAGCAGAACTCCGCGCCGCACATCGAACAGAAGCGGGCTTCTTTGTAGTTGTCGCCGGGGAGCGTCTGGTCGTGGTACGACCGGGCGCGCTCGGGGTCGAGCGCGAGGTCGAACTGGCGTCGCCAGTCGAAGTCGTACCGGGCCTCCGAGAGGGCGTCGTCCCAGTCGCGGGCGCCCTCGCGTCCGTTCGCCACGTCGGCGGCGTGGGCCGCGATGCGGTAGGCCGCGAGTCCGTCGCGCACGTCCTCGGCGTCGGGGAGTCCGAGGTGTTCCTTCGGCGTGACGTAACAGAGCATCGCGGCCCCCGCACGGGCGGCCTCGGTCGCGCCGATTGCGCTCGTGATGTGGTCGTAGCCCGGTGCCACGTCGGTCACGAGGGGACCGAGGACGTAGAATGGCGCGCCGTCGCAGACCTCCTGCTGGCGCTCGACCTGCCCCGAAATCTGGTCCATCGGGACGTGCCCCGGTCCCTCGACCATCACCTGCACGCCGTGGTCGTGCGCGATACTGGTGAGTTCGCCGAGCGTCTCCAACTCCGCGTACTGGGCGTCGTCGCCCGCGTCGGCCAGACACCCGGGGCGGAGACCGTCCCCGAGACTGAACGTCACGTCGTACTCCGCGAAGATTTCGCAGATGTCCTCGAACTTGGCGTAGAGTGGGTTCTGCATCCCGTTCTCCTCCATCCACTGGGCGAGGATGGACCCGCCGCGCGAGACGATGCCGGTCTTGCGGCCGTCGGTCAGCGGCAGGTGTTCCATCAGGATGCCGGCGTGAATCGTCTGGTAATCGACGCCCTGCTGGGCCTGCTTCTCGATGACATCGAGCAGGAGTTCGTGAGTGATGTCCTCGACGCTCTCGGCGCGCTTGACCGCCTCGTAAATCGGTACGGTCCCGAGGGGGACCGGCGAGTGTTCGACGTTGGCCGTCCGAATCCGGTCGAGGTCGCCGCCGGTACTGAGGTCCATCACGGTGTCCGCGCCGTAGTGGACCGCGGCGTGCAACTTCTCCAACTCCTCCTCGACACCGCTGTCCGTCTCGCTGTTGCCGATGTTGGCGTTGACCTTCGTGGCGAACTCGCGCCCGATAATCATCGGGTCGAGTCGGTCGTGCTCGACGTTGGCCGGAATCACGGCCCGTCCGTCTGCGACCTGCTGGCGGACGAACTCGGGGTCCACCTGTTCGCGTTCGGCGACCCGTTCCATCGCATCGGTGACCGTTCCTTCGCGGGCACGCTGGAGTTGCGTCATGGATTACTAGGTTGTACTACCGGATAATAAATTCGGCGGTCGATGTGTTTGGTCAGGGTGGGACCGTACCGAACGAGAAGTCGTACCTACCCCAGTCGTATCGTCCGATAGTACGCGACGGCGGTGACGACGCTCACAGCACCGAGGTAGAGTACCGCCCGGCCGAGCGGTTCGAACGCGACCGACGCCGACAGTCCGGCGTCCACGGCGACCGCCGTCGCGTAGTGGCCGGGGAGCGACGACGCGAGCCAGTGAGGGTCCGAAACTATCGGATTCTGGAAGAAGAACACGTCCACCATCGGGGCGAACAGCAAGAGGTAGACCCCCGCCAACCGCGAGAGGACGAGTCCGGCGAGCGCCCCGACGAGTCCGTAGGTGAGACCCGCCAGCACCGACGCGACCGCGAACCACCCGAGTCGGTCGGGGACCACCTCGACGGAGAGAACCGCGAGCGAGACCGCGGCCGCGACCGCCGCGGCGACGGCGAGAAGGCCGACACGGGCGAACAGTAACTGCGCCGGTCGGTAGCCCGCGACCGCGAGACGGCCGTCCGCGTCGCGGGCGGTCAGCATCAGAAAGAGTCCCGCGATACCGCCGACGAGCGCGCACATCAGCGGGACGAGCAGGATTCCGTAGAGTTGCGAAGACGGGAGCGTGACGGTCCCTCTCCCGGCAACCTCGACGGGAACCGGGGAGTCGGGCAGGAGGAAGACGAGGACGCCGACGAAGTACGCCGGGAGGAAGACCAGCAGCGCGAGCAACACCGGCGTCCGGGCGTACTCGCGGAGACCCATCTCGAACGCCGTGGCGGTGGGACCTCGCCGACTGATTCGGCTCACGCCGATACACCCCCGTCGCCGGTCACTCGGGCGTAGACGACCAGCGCCACCGCGAACGCGACCCCGAGGTAGGCGGTCCCGGCGAGCGCGTTCCCGACTGCGACCGTTCCGTCGAACACGGCGGACCGGAACAGGTCGTGCGGATAGTGAAGCGGCAGGAGAACGAGGAAGGGCGAATCCACGTCGAGCAGTCCGCTGGAGAGGAAGTCGTCGAAGTCCACGAGGAAGACGAGGACGAGCGACCCTTCGAGCGCCCGCGGCAGGACCGCGCCCACGAGCATGCCGACCAGTCCGTACAACAGCGCCGCGAGCGTCAGCGCGCCGAACGCGGCGAGCGGGGCCTCGGGTTCGACGCGCCACCAGAGGACCGCGGTCGTGACGCCCGCGACCAGCGCACTCCCGAGGACCACCGCGACCAACCGCGAGGCGAACAGTTCGGCGCGGTCGTACCCGCAGACGCCGAGTCGCTCGTCGGCCTGCACCGCTCCGAGTATCTGAAACAGGCCGAGGATTCCGGCGAGGAACGCGGCGGCGTAGATGGCGCCGTTGACTCGTCCCATCTCGGCCATCGTCCCGCCGTCGAGGTGCGGAAACTGGGGGAACGCCGCCATCGCCGTTCCGTAGCCCTCCACGACCACGACCGGGAGGACGACGAGCAATGCGACGTTCATAGGTGTGCGAACGAAGGCGCGGACGTGAGAACTCACCCCGACTCGGAGGCGGCGGAGTCGGCTTGCCTGTCGCCCGCCACTCGCTCGGTTCTGTGGTCTCGCACTCTCAGGCATCGGTCTCGACCTCCCGGGCGGCCGATTCGGGGTCCCCGGCGGTACTACCGGGGTCTCGGGGGTCTTCGGTCGGGCGGTCCGCGAGGTCGGCGTCGGTCACGTCGGTCAGTCGGCCGCCTTCGAGTTCGAGGATGCGGTCGAACCGCTCGCGCTCGCTCACGAAGTGCGAGATGACCGCGATGGCGACGCCGCGGTCGGTCAGTTCCTCGGTCAACTCCCAGAACGCGAGGTAGGTCTGCCAGTCGAACCCGGTGTACGGTTCGTCCAGAAACAGCACGTCCGGGTCGGCCAGTATCGCGACGCTCAGGTTGACCTTCTGTCGGTTCCCACCGCTGAGTTGGTCGATGCGGTAGTCGAGGAACTCCTCGAAGCCCAGTCGGTCGGCCAGACGGTCCCGGGCGTCCCGAATCTCGCCGTCGGTCATCCCGTAAGCGGTCCCGAACAACCGGAACGTCTCGGCCACGGTGAGGCGGTCGTACAGCAGGGGGTCCTGCGGGCACCATCCCGCCGTGCCGTCCACGGCGACGTCGCCGTCGTCGGGGTCGAGCGCGCCGACGAGAATCTTCATCAGCGTGGACTTCCCGCTCCCGTTCTCGCCCACGATGCCGACGATTTCGCCCCGGCGGACGTCGAGGTCCGCGCCGCGGAGGACTTCGACCGAGCGTGTAAACGGCAGGGGTGAGTCGTACGTCTTCGTCACGTTCCGGCCGCGAACGACGAGTTCGTCGCCGAGGTCGGCCCCGTCAGTCGCATCGTCCCGAACTCTATTTTCTATATTCGACATATACCGAATATTCTGTATACCACGATTTATTAGTTTCGGCGGCGAACGTTCGACCGACCCGAATGACCGACTCTGACGCCGGTTCCGCCGACGAACCAACCGACGAAGGCGACCCCGACGAGGCGGCCGTTCGCCGCGCCCGCGAGGAAGTAATCGAGGCGATGGCCCGCGCGGCGGAGGTGTACGGCATCAAGCCGAGTTACGGACGACTCTACGGCCTGCTCTACTTCGCCGACGAACCGCTGTCGCTCGACCGCCTCGCCGACGAGAGCGACTACGCCAAGTCCACGGTCAGCACCGCGATGTCCGCGATGGAGCGCTACCACTTCGCCCACCGGCGGTCGATACCCGGTGAGGGGAAGAAGGCCTACTACGAGGCCGAGACCGACCTCTGGCACGTTTTCCAGCAGTTGCTCAATCAGGAGGTCCGGAGCGAGGTCCGCATCATGACGCGGGCGCTCGACGAAGCGGCCGAGACGCTTCGGGACGCCGACTCCGAGCGCGCCGAGCGCGACCTGCGGAAGGTCCGGAAGTTGCAGGGCGTCTACGAAAAGGCCGACAAGGCTCTCACGGTCCTGACGAGTTCCTCGCTCGACAGAATCACGGACCTGCTCGGCCGCCTTCGGTCCGGGGAGTAGTGGCCGCACGAAGTGCGGTCGCCGTCGCGGAGTCGGCGACCGACGCTAACCCCAATCCATTACACCGTCCCCCGAAAATCACCACCTGATGGAAACGTGGAAGCGCCGAACGCTCTACTACGTCTCGACGCTCGTCGCCGTCTTCGTCGGGTACGCGCTGATTTACGACTACGGGATGGCCGTCCACGAGGGCCACACCCAACCGTTCTACCAGTCCATGCAGGTCGTGGTGGAGACGTTCACAACGACCGGGTACGGGTCGGACGCGCCGTGGGAGACCCCCGAGATGAACCTGTTCGTCATGCTCATGGACCTGACCGGCGTGGTCCTCATCTTCGCGGCCTTGCCGGTGTTCGTCGTCCCGTTGTTCGAGGACGCGCTCTCGACCACGCTCCCGACGTCGGTCGAGGACCTCGAGGACCACGTCGTTATCTGTACGCACACTCCACGGGCCGAGACGCTCATCTCCGA is drawn from Halorussus sp. MSC15.2 and contains these coding sequences:
- a CDS encoding creatininase family protein, translating into MYLADQTWPELGDYVAEESLAFVPLGSTEQHGPHLPLSTDHAIAEGLARETADRTGYLCTPTVNVGVSPHHKQFHGTMWVDPPEFRDYVESFSRNLAYHGIDRIVFVNAHGGNQTHLREVGRRLREDEVAYAVEWMWDESITDLVDDLFAVNGPHGGPKETAMMMHLDPENVRTENLEEARDGGASDWPLDDAFVHGARNFYDAIDNTDNGVLGDQTDATPEKGRKLFEAASDQLAQLATWLDERRFEDLMAKPHVEPRPGSRR
- a CDS encoding winged helix-turn-helix transcriptional regulator, with product MTDCLDDDAPPSAKLVVKVLEYNDEALTQQQISDRTRLSPRTVRSSIKRLKEQGVIEERVYIPDARKQLYTLTDSVQECLQAGETGPESAEAV
- the thiC gene encoding phosphomethylpyrimidine synthase ThiC; amino-acid sequence: MTQLQRAREGTVTDAMERVAEREQVDPEFVRQQVADGRAVIPANVEHDRLDPMIIGREFATKVNANIGNSETDSGVEEELEKLHAAVHYGADTVMDLSTGGDLDRIRTANVEHSPVPLGTVPIYEAVKRAESVEDITHELLLDVIEKQAQQGVDYQTIHAGILMEHLPLTDGRKTGIVSRGGSILAQWMEENGMQNPLYAKFEDICEIFAEYDVTFSLGDGLRPGCLADAGDDAQYAELETLGELTSIAHDHGVQVMVEGPGHVPMDQISGQVERQQEVCDGAPFYVLGPLVTDVAPGYDHITSAIGATEAARAGAAMLCYVTPKEHLGLPDAEDVRDGLAAYRIAAHAADVANGREGARDWDDALSEARYDFDWRRQFDLALDPERARSYHDQTLPGDNYKEARFCSMCGAEFCSMRIDQDARDADGEMSEIAEETDVDASPAAEVNRPPVGTHEVDGAPLEDVNLDREYPSADD
- a CDS encoding ABC transporter permease, with translation MSRISRRGPTATAFEMGLREYARTPVLLALLVFLPAYFVGVLVFLLPDSPVPVEVAGRGTVTLPSSQLYGILLVPLMCALVGGIAGLFLMLTARDADGRLAVAGYRPAQLLFARVGLLAVAAAVAAAVSLAVLSVEVVPDRLGWFAVASVLAGLTYGLVGALAGLVLSRLAGVYLLLFAPMVDVFFFQNPIVSDPHWLASSLPGHYATAVAVDAGLSASVAFEPLGRAVLYLGAVSVVTAVAYYRTIRLG
- a CDS encoding ABC transporter ATP-binding protein, whose protein sequence is MSNIENRVRDDATDGADLGDELVVRGRNVTKTYDSPLPFTRSVEVLRGADLDVRRGEIVGIVGENGSGKSTLMKILVGALDPDDGDVAVDGTAGWCPQDPLLYDRLTVAETFRLFGTAYGMTDGEIRDARDRLADRLGFEEFLDYRIDQLSGGNRQKVNLSVAILADPDVLFLDEPYTGFDWQTYLAFWELTEELTDRGVAIAVISHFVSERERFDRILELEGGRLTDVTDADLADRPTEDPRDPGSTAGDPESAAREVETDA
- a CDS encoding GbsR/MarR family transcriptional regulator produces the protein MTDSDAGSADEPTDEGDPDEAAVRRAREEVIEAMARAAEVYGIKPSYGRLYGLLYFADEPLSLDRLADESDYAKSTVSTAMSAMERYHFAHRRSIPGEGKKAYYEAETDLWHVFQQLLNQEVRSEVRIMTRALDEAAETLRDADSERAERDLRKVRKLQGVYEKADKALTVLTSSSLDRITDLLGRLRSGE